TAAATTATTCACCCCCATCGACGAGACAGCCCTTCACACACACCGGCTGGATGCATTCGCTGACTTTCTTTTCCTAAACCTGGAACATCGAAGAAGCCGCTCCAAGCGGAGAACGTTCcagattgctaggttgccatagCAAAAGCGTCGTTATTCACTGCGCCGCCCTCTCATGGACGCTATATGGGGCTGTAAAACAATTAAGTGGTAGTGGCCCTCCCCACACTCATGAATGGGTCAATCGAAATAGATTGTTTCTTTAGTGCATGGGATAGTTGTGTGTCTCCCCCGTCTgtctaagtgtgtgtgtgtgtgtgtgtgtaaagagTGGGGGATGCATTTTTGTTCTGGAATGTCGAGCCTCCCGAATACCCGAGCCGCAACCgaacgaccgaccgaccgatcgTATTGTTTGTTACAATTAATTGAACGCGTATGACACCAATAAAGCAAGCGAGCTCCAAAGCGAGCGCTTCAGCTTTCGAGAGCATTCGAGTGGGGtattaattgaattaaaaaaacccgtATTCCCACTCCCTCCAAAAAGGGGTAAGCCCGCATTTGGAACACATCTCGGGAAAGGGAAAGAAGCGGGCCAAATTTGGAAGATCAAAAAGCCGTTAACGTCTTGTTTTCAGTCAATCGGtcaaaatgaaggaaaaaaacagtcaTCTCGATTAAACAACACTGTTGATGTTTGGTGGTCATCCTGCAAAGAATCTATAACCCCCTCTCGGCTAATCAGAGGCATGAACTGTGGGGTGAGGAGGGTGCTTTCATTGCGTTCGGTGCACACGGACAGCAACCCATCTGGCGCGTTTAACTACAAAATACATACTTACCTAAGATCAGGCGAGTGTGAGACCTCTCTACCCGCGGCCCAGGGTTATCGGTGGGTGACTTTGTTTTGGAATAATAAATATGGCTCTCTTTTCGTGGCCCGTGGTTCTCTATTGGTTGGGTGCGGCGCGCCCTGGGAACACATGTGCAAAGCGTTCGAAGTTTCCGTTACGGAGCGGAAATTGCATTCGCCTTTCTGGTATCAATCATTAGCCAAAACAACGCCGCTGCGATTGGGTACATTTGCGGTTCCGTAAAGCAAGCACAACACCACCGGCCGAGAAGGTCAAGCACAAAACCACTGGCCAAGAAGGTCAAAAGTGTATCCCAACATTGGAGCTTGAGGAACTCCAATAAAacgttttcttccaaaattAGACTGTTTGCTAAATAGAAAGGCGAACAATGCTCAACCTGAAAGAGAAGATCCGCTTTTCTTGGGATCTCCATTCAGGGGCAGATTAGAACGCACACGTGACATAACACGGGCCCGCTTGACCCATGCGGGGGTTTATGTCCCATTTGAACGCTTCAAAGACACAATCGCCATTGATCGCGCCATCGCGTCGTCCTTGGACATATTGGAGCTATTTTTGCAAATCTTGTGTCCCCTCTCACGCTGCTGCCGTACCATGGGCGGGACGGACTAACTTTTTTCCTCAGTTCCtccccacaaaaaaaaaccaatgtGACAACGTTACTGTTTTGCGTATACTTTTAGGTTAAAATAGAACAGACCGGGGAGGAAAATGAACAATAGCAGCACCCGGTTGTGCGTAAAAAGCACTTCAATGCGAGCTAAAGGAACCGAGCTCCGAGGTCACACTGATAACGACATAGAACGTTACGCGCGCATGATGGCGCGATGGTGACATTCGGGGATATGGGTGTGGAGAGCTATTTTTTCCACCGTCAATCATTTTTGGCGGTACCACCGCGTGAACACCACCGCGCGCAATTGCGGCCACAAATGGCGCAAATGTTGGAGAGACGTCATCAAGTGCTGGTATCTTTTCCCCGGCTCCCAGCCGCTTCTTCACGTGCGTCGGTACAGGTGCACGATAAGAAAGGAAGCAGGGAGGTGTGGAACGGTTTTAATCGGTTCGTGATCATCGTGCCATCGTGGTAGGTTTAATCAGAGTAGCACACCTGCGGATGTAACGGTATGGGTGTGAATTGTGGATGAATTGTGGTTTAAGGCGCAGTATTCCCTGCTCGGAGTTGGACTTGCCCTGCTCCGGTCGACGGTGTCACCTTTCTGTACACAAGAAATTAGCGAAGACGAGATATCGGATGCACTGATTAGcgtaaaattttagttttagcTGTTTAAGTTTAGCTCTGTTGAGTCAGAGGATATTCAAAGCAAGTTGATATGCCTTAAAACTGTAAACTGTGAAaacatttacagggtttccaggCGTTTTCATAGTTGTCgaacacttccttgactctttcttattggAAGTGAACTACATAGGATGGCAATTCGACTCTATggttcctttttggacaggctccttgaaaattcctattggatttgtccaacaaagGTGGTATGGAGTCAAATTCCCATAACATCAAATTCATTTCATGTAcgaaagattaaaaaaaagtgtcccgcagctatgagaactcctggaaaaccctgtatactATATAGAAACATTAACAATTTCTTACCTTTGCAAGAATGGCATCAGCACCAATTGATAAGACATTGTTGCTATGCGTTATGAGCGGGCTGGAATTGATAACATAGAGGTTTTGGGATGAGTAAtgaggggtgttttttttaaaactataTCTGCGACGGTTCCTGGTCTTTTACTTGGTATCAGTAATTTGCTGTAAGATTGCTGCCTCGTGCACCGCATGCGAGTGATAGATACGGTCCCATGCCGTAGCACGTTGCAAAAACACGACCACAAACACATAGCCCGTCGGCCCGTTTGGGGGCTTGTCTCCCCCTGGAGCTGGAGCTgtcgatggtgatggtgatgatgatgatgacgacgttCGCCCGTTAGACGCAAGTGTTTGCGTACGTCGCACTCGCGTTATAAGGTTAAAGTACGGTCCCTTCAAACTACCGAGTGGTAGTCACCACCGACCGATCATTGAGCTAATTGTAATTGCGAATCGGAAAAATAGTTGTTGATAAAGTATACGCGCCTTATGATGGGTCCACCAGAGAGGTCAAGAAGGGGATCATCTCTCTCTTTAGTGGAGGATGAAACGGTTCCCGGTTACCGGCGGGCAGTAGGGATAGTAATCAACATaagcacgcgtgtgtgtgtctgtggtgaGGAGCCGCACTGCTCCTCGTGCTTGTGCGAAATCAACATCAGTGGCCCATGCCATTCCACAAATAACAACGCGCagccaaccaccaccatcagtaTTGATTGATGTGTTTATGGTTTTGCGCTATGATAAGGAGACGGAGACACAAGCATGATATAGTTTTCCATTTCTGGACGTATGTTTTTCTTGTTCACTTTATGTGACTGCGCCAGCGTCGTCAATCGCAAACCAACCCTTCCCCGGTCCCGGTCGGGTTGATTTGTAGCTTCAATGCGTAATTTATATGTATTGgctcgaggaggaggaggatgagggTCGCTGTGCTAACGAATGAACTGGTCGGGGGCCATCCGAATTCGCATTCGTTGATGAAAGATAGCAAAAGAAGCGACAGCGACGCGCAACAGGCTGTTAGTAGATATGCTCCACGTTGCCGTGGTGTTGTGGTTCGAACATTGGTCTAGGGGAGTGGTGTGGCGCAGCAGTAGCGTGTGGATGTCGTGTGGCCTTCGTGTGAAAACGTcaacagcaaaagcagcagcagcagcagcagcaaaccgaTAAAGCCATGTGGCGTATAAATTAACCTACCGACGAACGAAACGACCGTAATATCGAAGTAAGGTGGTGATATATGCGCGCTCGATTGCAAATGAATGTGGCCGGAAGGGTACAGCACGAAACAATAGTGGGAAAGCATGCCCCCTCACTGTATGCACTCTTTTGTGGTTTGATGTCATTTTGATGTATCGGAGCCCACGTTGCGTATTGTATTACGCGTGAGAACGCCATGCCTGTTGTTGCTTATCTAACGCTGTTGTTTTAAACTGTATCTGAAAACAATGTTCTCTAcatttttcccttattttcaCTCCTTTGCAGGATGGATAACATGCCGGCAAGTGCTGAACATTATGGTGATCTTCGGCTTCATGCTGAACTATGCGCTGCGCGTCAACTTTACGATCGCGATCGTGGCGATGACGAAAACGCTCGTCAGCACGGTGACCGGTGACGATAACAGCACGACCGACGCCCTCAACCTGACCGACACCACGACCGAAGCGTCCGTGATCGATGAGGCGGACAAGTTCGAGTGGGACGCCCGCCAGCAGAACCTGATGCTTGGCAGCTTCTTCTGGGGCTACGTGCTGACGGAGCTGCCGGGCGGCCGGCTGGCCGAAATCGTCGGTGGACGGCGCGTGTTCGGCTACAGCATGCTGTTTTCCAGTCTGCTGACCCTGCTGACGCCGCTCGCCTCCAACACGCACTACATTGCGGTGGTGATTCTGCGTGCCGTGCTCGGATTCTTCCTGGGCGCCTCCTGGCCGGCCATACATCCGCTGACGGCGGTGTGGATTCCACCGATGGACCGGTCCAAGTTCATCGCCAACATGATGGCTTCGTCGCTCGGTGCCGCCATTACGATGCCGATCTGTGGGTTCCTGATTGCGACGGTCGGGTGGCAGAGTGTGTTCTACTTCACCGGCGGGCTCGGGCTGCTGTGGTCGGTCGTGTGGTTCCTGGTGGTGTTTGAGACGCCCGCCTCCCATCCGCGCATCACGCCCGAGGAGCGAACGGAAATCGAAACCGCCATCAATGCGGccggcaagaagaagaagccctCGTACGTGCCGTGGAAGTCGATCCTAACCTCGCCACCGGTGTGGGCCATCATTCTGACGCACGGTGCGTCCGTGTTTGGGTTCTTCACCGTGGTCAACCAGCTGCCCACCTACATGAAGTACATTCTGCATTTCAACATTAAGGAGGTAAGTGGGTTGGATTAAGCTGCCAACGGAGTACGGATATTACTTCATCgtctctttcttttcctttctcaGAACGGGTTGCTCTCGTCTTTGCCTTACTTTGGCAAGTACGCCATGGCTGTGATTTCATCGCATTTAGCTGATTATTTGAGAAAATCGGGTAAACTGTCGACGACTGCGACGAGAAAGATTTTCACCGCCTTCGGTAAgtaaggagaagaagaagcaaatgtCCTCTGGGCTCTCTGTTAATAaaactttccttttctttcttgtcTTTTCACCTCAGCTGTGATGACTCCCGGCTTCTTGATGATCATTCAAGTGTACATGGGAGAGAACCGCTCCTGGGCGGTCGGTATCTTCACGCTGTCCCTCTTCCTTAATGGTGCCGTCACGGCCGGCTATCTCGGCAACGGGCTGGACATTGCGCCCAACTTCTCCGGCACCATCTTCGGTATGGCCAACACGCTCTCCTCGTTCGGTGGTTTCGTGTCGGCGTACATGGTTGGTGTGCTTACCAACGACAATGTAAGTTACTCGTACAGCAAATGAATGTCGCGAAAGTAGAGTTGCTTAAAATCTATCTCATTTTCTCTTCCCCTCATCAGCAAACCTACGGCCAATGGCAGATTGTGTTCTGGATTCTGGCCGTGGTGTACATTACGGGTTCCTCTGCGTACGTGCTGATGGGTACGGGTGAGCTGCAAGCCTGGAACAATCCGCCGGAGAAGGGCGACGGTAACGTTGAAACGGAGGAAGGCGTGCCGCTGCGCAATCAGGCCGCCGCGGTCAAGTAAACAGCGACAAGGCACACAACCGTGGCCGCcgagtgtttttgtgtgtgtgtgtgggtgtgtccATTCTCTCTTACATACGTCAGCAGCAAACGGTGGggatggcggcggcggtgctGGTGCTATATTTGGCCGATTAGAGAGAGGTCAAACGAAGACAGCGGCAGCAAAAACAGTAAGATTCTCTATTTTAAAAGAGGCCAAACAGTTAGCCGCTGCTCCTAACTCCCTACCACCAAAAACGACAGAggattttttgtgaaaaaaaaacccgaatgTCGTACGTTTACGCGTGAGCGTGCGCGTGTTCCGTAGTAAAAGAAGACACATTAAAGGAGGAAGAGCGATACCGAGGGATACGGAGAGGAGATTTGTCGTAGCATTTAATAActtattgttttaaaagcaACCATCCCCCGCATCTATCGAATCACCCGGAAATGCTGTGCCTCGCGTGCCGAGAGCGTGCAAATGCTGTTATTTTAGTATTTTGTAGCCAGTTACAGCGTTAATAGGTGTGTAGAGCAATGAGTAGGAAATAGATCAGCGGAGATAGTGGTTTTTAATCcagcttttttctgtttttggtaGTAGAAGCAAATTGGGGGGAAACATCATCATGTACGACACACActcagaaaagaaaaaccacgACCACACAGGAAAATAAGGAGTAGGACCTCTTTTAGAGGGCACAAGACAGAGAAACGGAAGCGATGTATCTGATTGATTCAGGGGGTTTGacttaatttttaaaatgtacaaaaagcgtaattgtgtttatgtgtgtgtgtgtgcttatgtGAAGCAGGGCGTGGTGCAGTGTGCCGTGTGTGCGTCACTAACGGTCGTCAAGAGAGGAGAGAACgattttcatgttttaatgAAAATGGTGCAATCATAACGAATGCAAGTATATGAACATGACCGGAAAGAGCTGCTTGCTGTGTTGGGCCGTGGAAGCGGAACCGATCCAGCGGGGGCCTCTCCTCAAGACTTCTTTCCATCTCAGTACGAACGGGGGGTGTCAACTGAATGCCACACTGTGAGTAgcttcacacacaaaaaccaatcCATCACACATGTGCTTTCCCAACGAACGGTGGGGCAACTGTTAACAGGAATAGATTTCTATaaatgtgccttttttttactaagaACTCTTAGATATCGCGTGCGAGGAGCGAAGGAATCTTGTTAAAGCTACTTAGCGTACAGGTTTAgatgcgtgcgtgtgtatgtgtgcataaacgtgtgtgtatgtttaggTCGAATCATGAAGCTAATCAGTCTACTTAAACTTTACAGAGACACGACGGTacttgatattttatttacaatgtgtttttccccatttttctctctctctctctctctctctctccctctctcgtgtACCAATAATATACATACACGCTAAGCGCGTGTACTGAACTCATTTTAAACAGATAGAAAAACTGAACAATAAAGTAACTGTGAACGTGGAAGTCCTTTCATGTTGAAGTCGGCGTTGTCGAAGAATGTTGAATGAATGAGAAAAAAGGGAGATCACAAATGATCAAAGGATGAAGCGGACATGCCTGGCATGTCATGAGAATTGTATCGAACAACCCAATTTAGAATGTTCTTTTCGTCTGCACACGTGCTCAGAGAACACGTGGAGGGTGTAAGGTAAGTAAGCAAGCAAAGCATTTAGCCATTATAAGATCCCATTATGTTGTTTCGTGTTTTATTTAACGATTTTTTCATATATAAACAGGGCTTGGTCGATTCTCAGCTTTCCGATCTGATTTCAACTTAAGATTACAATTTTGTagcttttaaaatggttttaaaaatTCGACAAAAAGGGATTTTactttgcatttgacattcgatgtgtcaaatcagtacagtTCGCTCgagaaactgtcaaatttagaaaatagcgtatagcgaaatcgtgtatatcggggaatacctaTACTCGACATTTGCACGTAAACTGTTatatcattttttaaaatatgtttctcatcttttatcaaatttttcaacatctcATAAATTTTGTCCATCACCGACATCCACTGTGACAGTGTGCGAGATGAGCTAACCTTGCGCTGCCCACGGACTTTGACAGATCTGACAGCATCGCAAATAAAATGTGACAGATTTGCGTGAAAAGGAGTCGCCTCGGCTGCCAATAATATAGTTGTTGTTATTAAAAGTACCGATTAATTGAAAGCTAATTCCTTTCTTTCCCCCCATTTGGTTGTCCTGTACGGATTGTACACAACCGCAGAACGTGCGGTTCGATTCTTTACCCCCGTCGGCCACAATTGCTTCTTGCACAGTCGGGGTGGAGAGGACGCGGCAGTGCgagagcaacagcagcaacagcagcagcagcagccactcTATTAGCATAATTGGCCCGAAACACACAAGTGCATTTGTGAGCGAAGGGGAGTGTACGAGTGGCGGGGCAGCGATTGTTGGGTGGAGTAGGTACGTACGTACGGCAAAAGGGGCAATGGGATTATtaaagaaaattagaaaatcGCTAGACGCGATCCGGGCTAGCTAGCGCGACTGCCCTCTACCACTccccgtttttgtgtgttgctgcttCCCGTTAtgattaactttttttttatttgattgcaGTGTATTCCCTCGTCTCGTGTTGATGCAGAACATTTTGCTACGATTTTCGCACTAGGCGGACTGGGCAGAATCGGACGGGCTTGACGGACGGACGCAAACCCACTCCCCTCCCTCAGTCTAACGCCCATATCGGAAGTGGAAGATATCGCGCGTTCATTTCGCGTGTACAGCGAACCGTAGGGGGTGGGTAAGGCAATGGAAATTTGCAACTTGGTGTTACAATTCTCCGGACCGTGTTGGGCATAACGTACCTTTTGGCGTGTGTTTATAGGTGTTAAACAACAAGGAACCGCAAAAGGCACCTCACCACCGCTGCACCATGGCATCCTTCGACGTGTACGATCGGTCGAGCTGGTACTTCGGGGCGATGTCACGCCAGGACGCAACCGATTTGCTGCTGAACGAGCGCGAAAGTGGCGTATTTCTGGTGCGCGACAGCACAACGATCGTGGGCGACTTTGTGCTGTGCGTGCGGGAAGACTCGAAAGTGAGCCACTACATCATCAACAAACTGCCATCGGGCGATGAGTGTTTCGTGTACCGGATCGGCGACCAGACCTTTGCCGACCTGCCGGATCTGCTGTCCTTCTACAAGCTGCACTATCTCGACACGACACCGCTGCGCCGGCCGATGGTGCGCCGGCTGGAGAAGGTCATTGGCAAGTTTGACTTCGACGGGAGCGATCCGGACGATCTGCCGTTCAAGAAGGGTGAGATACTGCACATCATAAGCAAGGACGAGGAGCAATGGTGGACGGCGCGGAACGGGGCGGGCCAAACGGGCCAGATACCGGTGCCGTACGTGACGCGATACGAGGAAAACATTATCGAGCGGCCAAATtcgggtggcggtggtggcggtgctggTCCGggccatcatcaccatcaccatgcGCATCCGGcgaccggtggtggtggtggtggtggaatgcACCATTCGGAGAATTCGAACATTTTCAAATCGAACCTCAACCGGCAGCTGCCAGCACTGGCACGGGTTAAGCAGGAGCGCGTCCCGAACGCGTACGACGAGACGGCCCTGAAGCTGAGCGTCGGCGACGTTATAAAGGTGCTGAAGACGAACATCAACGGGCAGTGGGAGGGTGAGCTGAAGGGCAAGATTGGCCACTTCCCCTTCACGCACGTGGAGTTTATTGACGAGTGAACCGGCGAGGCTGTGCTAGCGGTGGTGGGGGAAAGGCCTACCCTCCCCCTTTACGTGCTGATAGAGCGACTTGACGCACAAACCATTATGTGTTAACCGTCTCcgtgagtatgtgtgtatgtgtgtaccgCTTCGGTtacttttattaatttaacgGAATTTATGttctttcgaaaaaaaaaaaaccgaccaGCGTTTCGGTTCGAAACAGATGTGAACCCCGTGACCCATCCGGGAGGGGTTTGGCGCCCCAGTTTTGGGGCTACCGGGGGTGCAtgtctgtgtgagtgtatgcTGCTCTAAGTAACTATATTTAATGTGTACAGCTTTGTATTTAGTCCAGTTTTGTGTGTAagtcaaaaacaaacaaaaaacccacgAAGGCGCGTGATGTGAAAGGTAGAAGGGAGGCAGTAGTAGTAATGCGCCCACATCATCCTGTGTTGTACGTGAACGTTCCGAGTCATTCAGTTTAAGGtgattttaattacaattataGGCTATAGTTATTATTTGTTAGtagaccttttttttcttttcttttgttgatgatgatgatttgcgATTCCGAGgtaacaaacaacacaaattcCAGGCAAATTTACAGTAGGTTTAGCTTAGCTGCgagggaagaagaagaacctcCTACTACTGTAGGTAGATAGGTGCGACGACACGCTTagacacaacacaacagccTATATAGACGCGTAGGGTCATGACAagagagggggaggggagttTTATTTACCAGCTTATTATATTACATTCAAATGTTCCCCTctcgttgctgttgttgtggttgcaaACGGGTTTAATCCAGAGCACCCGAATCGATCGAACGCGAAAAGTCAACTATCGGGATGAAAGCGAAAAGAAACTCTGTAGAATTTAAGATTTAATTATTATACGTTTTTTAGtggatggggggggggcggtAGGGGGGGGGAGTACAGAAACAGCAACATCAGGGACAGTCGTGTGTTAACATAACTCACGCACACTCAGGTCCACTCGTAGCGGACGAGAAGATCAACGATTGGCAAGATTTGGCTGGGAAAgggaatataaaaaaaaaacagcagtgACCAGTTAGCAGATAAATTAGCGGATATTTTCGGTTTTATAGCTTTTGTATGTACCGACCAAACAAGTAAAAAGCAGAAGGAGAGGAGAGGAGCAAGAAATATGCGTTGCAATAGGGGCACAAACACGGTAGGACAACAGATAACCGCATGGATACGATTAGCATATAGGTGTCCTTCAACTCTCTctaccctctctctctctctctctctctctctctctctctctctctctctctctctctaccgtGGCCAAACGATCCCACCATTCGCAGGCACAATCGTATCGCACCGGCCACCCTGCGTTCCACGATCAAGTAGAGTAGCATGATTGCAGATCGCAGGGTTGTCTTTATTTTTAGTTGATTGTAGAGCAGGTGGAGATGGATGGCGATTCCCGAGTTGAATACTTTTCCTAATTATTATCGCATTGATCTCCTGCTCTCGAACGGCggatgtatgtatgtatgcatCGGTTCGGGATGATCTTGAATGTTTTCCCAAATGCCCCTCACTTTCCCCGCTCTGTTTCTATTTTCGGCCCAGTCAACGAACGTCATTTCCCGGTAGATTAGGAGTGGTTCGATTTAAAAGTGTATAACAACCAAAAGCAAGTGAGAAACAGGTACCGGTATCGCTAAAACGAAACCTTTTGCCTAGCACTACTAGTGTGAGAgtgagaaaaacaaaccaccccatgatgatgatgatgatggtcccAGGCCGTAAACGAGCCCGTAGGTTGAGCCCTGACCTAGACGCGGGAAACTGTCACGAAACTGaagcaatttatttttatattagaaaacgtgtgtgtgcgtgtgtgtgtacgtgtgacGAAATGTAATGTAACGAAGACGAAGCGATAGCGTCCTGACAGGACAAGGATGGATACGAGGCAAGTAAGAAGAAGGGTAGAGATTTCTATGTTGAAGGCTGTactaaaacacacaacacaaccctTGAGTGTGTATctcggggtgtgtgtgtgcgttagaAGTTGGATGTGATTCCAGGGGCTAGAAGCTAATAATGTTTCCTGCAAAGAGCCAAACCCAAGTagaatgatgatgacgacaccaaaaaaaaaaaaaaagaaaaccccatATTACGATGTGTCAAAATGTGCAATATAATAAGAACTGCAAGCAAATCGAATCGAAACAGAACTTCCCCCGGGTTTGTTTTTGAGACGGAAGAACGAGTAGTAGCGTCGCCTATATAACGACTGTGGAAACGGTAACAACACGAGCCCGTAGGTGCAGTATAGATAGTATACACCAAAATAATAGTAAAGAAAGGAGTAATCCAGCAAAGAAaacaaccagcagcagtagcagcagcagcagatgaaaATCCCTCAACACCAACTCCCTTTCCCCCTGTGTGTTGCTAGTGGAGAGTTTGGGCGAATCCGAACCGACCAG
This sequence is a window from Anopheles merus strain MAF chromosome 3R, AmerM5.1, whole genome shotgun sequence. Protein-coding genes within it:
- the LOC121597890 gene encoding sialin isoform X1 gives rise to the protein MSTGIAGWITCRQVLNIMVIFGFMLNYALRVNFTIAIVAMTKTLVSTVTGDDNSTTDALNLTDTTTEASVIDEADKFEWDARQQNLMLGSFFWGYVLTELPGGRLAEIVGGRRVFGYSMLFSSLLTLLTPLASNTHYIAVVILRAVLGFFLGASWPAIHPLTAVWIPPMDRSKFIANMMASSLGAAITMPICGFLIATVGWQSVFYFTGGLGLLWSVVWFLVVFETPASHPRITPEERTEIETAINAAGKKKKPSYVPWKSILTSPPVWAIILTHGASVFGFFTVVNQLPTYMKYILHFNIKENGLLSSLPYFGKYAMAVISSHLADYLRKSGKLSTTATRKIFTAFAVMTPGFLMIIQVYMGENRSWAVGIFTLSLFLNGAVTAGYLGNGLDIAPNFSGTIFGMANTLSSFGGFVSAYMVGVLTNDNQTYGQWQIVFWILAVVYITGSSAYVLMGTGELQAWNNPPEKGDGNVETEEGVPLRNQAAAVK
- the LOC121597890 gene encoding sialin isoform X2 — encoded protein: MVIFGFMLNYALRVNFTIAIVAMTKTLVSTVTGDDNSTTDALNLTDTTTEASVIDEADKFEWDARQQNLMLGSFFWGYVLTELPGGRLAEIVGGRRVFGYSMLFSSLLTLLTPLASNTHYIAVVILRAVLGFFLGASWPAIHPLTAVWIPPMDRSKFIANMMASSLGAAITMPICGFLIATVGWQSVFYFTGGLGLLWSVVWFLVVFETPASHPRITPEERTEIETAINAAGKKKKPSYVPWKSILTSPPVWAIILTHGASVFGFFTVVNQLPTYMKYILHFNIKENGLLSSLPYFGKYAMAVISSHLADYLRKSGKLSTTATRKIFTAFAVMTPGFLMIIQVYMGENRSWAVGIFTLSLFLNGAVTAGYLGNGLDIAPNFSGTIFGMANTLSSFGGFVSAYMVGVLTNDNQTYGQWQIVFWILAVVYITGSSAYVLMGTGELQAWNNPPEKGDGNVETEEGVPLRNQAAAVK
- the LOC121597894 gene encoding adapter molecule Crk is translated as MASFDVYDRSSWYFGAMSRQDATDLLLNERESGVFLVRDSTTIVGDFVLCVREDSKVSHYIINKLPSGDECFVYRIGDQTFADLPDLLSFYKLHYLDTTPLRRPMVRRLEKVIGKFDFDGSDPDDLPFKKGEILHIISKDEEQWWTARNGAGQTGQIPVPYVTRYEENIIERPNSGGGGGGAGPGHHHHHHAHPATGGGGGGGMHHSENSNIFKSNLNRQLPALARVKQERVPNAYDETALKLSVGDVIKVLKTNINGQWEGELKGKIGHFPFTHVEFIDE